The following coding sequences are from one Desulfosporosinus orientis DSM 765 window:
- a CDS encoding ANTAR domain-containing response regulator: protein MSAGSVLVVCGKAEMASSIQAMLIKEGFYPVNCAHSANEARRNFVNTSLDLVIISTPLPDEHGTDLVFDTHEKTNAGIVVIARPEHLLDMQCSLEKVGALILPKPINRLTLLQTTRFALSVRNSMAQLISERDSLKKRMDERKVLEQAKWILVEKLNMSEPQAFRLIQKRAMDTRLSQALVAEEIIKKYK from the coding sequence GTGAGCGCAGGGAGTGTATTAGTCGTTTGCGGAAAAGCTGAAATGGCAAGCAGTATACAGGCTATGCTGATTAAAGAGGGATTTTATCCTGTAAACTGCGCTCATTCAGCCAATGAAGCGCGCAGAAATTTTGTGAATACTTCATTGGATCTAGTCATCATTAGCACTCCGCTGCCTGATGAACATGGAACGGATCTGGTCTTCGATACCCATGAAAAAACAAACGCGGGAATCGTGGTCATCGCCAGACCGGAACATCTGCTGGATATGCAATGCAGTCTTGAAAAAGTAGGTGCTTTGATTCTGCCTAAACCAATCAATCGCCTGACACTGCTCCAGACTACTCGTTTTGCTTTATCAGTGCGGAATTCCATGGCTCAATTAATTAGTGAACGAGACAGTTTGAAGAAACGTATGGATGAACGCAAGGTACTTGAACAAGCCAAGTGGATTCTTGTTGAAAAGCTGAATATGAGCGAACCGCAGGCCTTTCGTCTTATTCAGAAAAGAGCGATGGATACGAGGCTGTCCCAAGCTCTGGTTGCCGAAGAAATTATTAAGAAGTATAAATAA
- the glnA gene encoding type I glutamate--ammonia ligase — MHFSKEECLKFVNENDVRFIRLQFTDIYGSAKNIAITGKQLASAFENGVMFDGSAVPGFTGIEASDMFLFPDPTTFSIMPWRPQQGKVARIICDVKNPDGSQFEGDSRYILKRTLKKAQDLGYTFDVGPECEFFMFFNDDNGMPTTKTHDTAGYCDLAPIDLGENTRREICFVLEEMGYEIETSHHESAAGQHEIDFRYADALTAADNIVTFKMVVKIIAQRNGLHATFMPKPLPHVNGSGMHINMSLSKDGHNLFSADNKVDLSETAKFFTAGLLTHIKGITAFANPLVNSYKRLKSGYEAPVHIAWSHMNRSPLLRVPAPRGEGTRIELRSPDPSCNPYLTLALLLEAGMDGLNKRLSLMEPVNVNIYELTAEQEEKLQLDRLPSNLLFALEEMKKDPLIRATLGDHTFNKYLKAKTLEWEAYDSTIHAWELEKYLKPY, encoded by the coding sequence TTGCATTTTTCAAAAGAAGAGTGTCTTAAATTTGTGAATGAAAATGATGTGCGGTTTATTCGCCTGCAGTTCACGGATATCTATGGAAGCGCGAAGAATATTGCAATCACCGGAAAACAGTTAGCCAGTGCTTTCGAAAACGGAGTCATGTTTGATGGCTCGGCTGTTCCGGGCTTTACGGGGATTGAAGCCTCGGATATGTTCCTCTTTCCCGATCCCACAACCTTTTCGATTATGCCCTGGAGGCCGCAGCAAGGTAAGGTCGCCAGAATTATCTGTGATGTCAAGAATCCTGACGGTTCTCAGTTCGAGGGGGACTCCCGCTATATTCTGAAACGGACTTTAAAGAAAGCTCAGGATTTGGGTTATACCTTTGACGTCGGTCCGGAATGCGAGTTTTTCATGTTTTTTAATGACGACAATGGCATGCCGACAACCAAAACTCACGATACAGCCGGTTATTGTGACTTAGCCCCTATTGATTTGGGGGAAAACACCCGCCGGGAAATTTGTTTCGTTTTGGAGGAAATGGGCTATGAGATAGAAACCTCACACCATGAATCCGCTGCCGGACAGCATGAAATTGATTTCAGATATGCAGATGCTTTAACTGCCGCCGATAACATTGTTACCTTTAAAATGGTTGTTAAGATTATTGCCCAGCGCAATGGCCTGCATGCAACCTTTATGCCCAAACCCCTGCCCCATGTTAATGGTTCGGGGATGCATATCAATATGTCCTTGTCAAAAGATGGGCACAATCTTTTCAGTGCAGACAACAAGGTGGATCTTTCCGAAACAGCAAAGTTCTTTACAGCAGGTTTATTGACTCATATTAAGGGAATAACAGCCTTTGCTAATCCCTTGGTCAATTCTTATAAACGCTTAAAGTCCGGCTATGAAGCCCCGGTGCATATTGCCTGGTCCCATATGAACCGCAGCCCTTTGCTGCGGGTTCCGGCACCCCGGGGAGAGGGAACGCGGATTGAGCTTAGAAGTCCGGACCCATCCTGTAATCCTTATTTGACTCTGGCTTTGTTATTAGAAGCGGGAATGGATGGCTTGAACAAGCGCTTGTCTTTAATGGAACCTGTCAATGTCAATATTTATGAGTTAACGGCTGAACAGGAGGAAAAGCTGCAGCTGGACCGGCTGCCCTCAAACCTTCTCTTTGCCCTGGAAGAAATGAAAAAAGATCCTTTGATTAGGGCTACCCTGGGGGATCATACCTTTAATAAGTATTTAAAGGCTAAGACCTTGGAATGGGAGGCCTACGACAGCACAATTCATGCCTGGGAGCTTGAAAAATATTTGAAACCATATTAA
- the serC gene encoding 3-phosphoserine/phosphohydroxythreonine transaminase: MSRIYNFSAGPAILPEEVLKEAASEMLEYNGTGMSVMEMSHRSKAFEEIITDAEKTLRDLLKIPDNYKVLFLQGGASQQFAMIPMNLMKNRVADYINTGQWSKKAIAEGKLFGKVNVLTSSEDKTFSYIPDLQNLKISEDADYVYICHNNTIYGTKYNELPATGDKILVADMSSDILSEPVDVTKYGLIFAGVQKNIGPAGVVVVIIREDLITEDVLPGTPTMLKYKIHADNKSLYNTPPAYGIYICGKVFKWVQKLGGLEAMQKINQEKAAILYDYLDTSKLFRGTVVKKDRSLMNVPFVTGSDELDAKFIKEAKAAGFENLKGHRTVGGMRASIYNAMPIQGVKDLVEFMKKFEAENL, from the coding sequence ATGTCAAGAATCTATAATTTTTCCGCAGGACCGGCTATTTTACCGGAAGAGGTTCTGAAAGAAGCAGCATCAGAAATGCTGGAATATAATGGGACTGGGATGTCGGTGATGGAGATGAGTCATCGTTCCAAGGCTTTTGAAGAAATCATCACCGATGCTGAGAAAACACTACGAGATTTGCTGAAAATTCCTGATAATTACAAAGTCTTATTTCTCCAAGGCGGGGCGTCCCAGCAGTTTGCCATGATTCCCATGAACTTGATGAAAAATCGAGTGGCTGACTACATTAACACGGGACAATGGTCCAAGAAGGCTATTGCGGAAGGGAAATTGTTTGGCAAAGTCAATGTGCTGACTTCTTCTGAGGACAAGACGTTTTCTTATATTCCGGATTTGCAGAATCTCAAAATTTCCGAGGATGCAGATTATGTTTATATCTGCCATAACAACACCATTTATGGGACGAAGTACAATGAATTGCCGGCAACGGGGGATAAAATCCTGGTGGCGGATATGTCTTCGGATATATTATCTGAGCCTGTTGATGTCACAAAATACGGCCTGATTTTTGCAGGAGTTCAAAAAAATATCGGTCCTGCCGGGGTGGTCGTAGTCATTATCCGTGAGGATTTGATAACGGAGGATGTTTTGCCCGGCACGCCGACAATGCTCAAATATAAGATTCATGCCGATAATAAATCTCTTTACAATACTCCTCCGGCCTACGGCATCTATATCTGCGGCAAAGTATTCAAGTGGGTTCAGAAATTGGGTGGTCTTGAAGCCATGCAGAAGATTAATCAGGAAAAAGCCGCTATCTTATATGATTATCTGGACACCAGCAAGCTATTTCGCGGAACTGTTGTCAAAAAAGACCGTTCCTTAATGAACGTTCCTTTTGTCACCGGGTCGGATGAATTGGATGCCAAATTTATTAAAGAGGCTAAAGCAGCAGGGTTCGAAAATCTCAAGGGTCACAGAACGGTAGGCGGCATGAGGGCCAGTATTTACAACGCCATGCCAATCCAGGGAGTTAAGGACTTAGTTGAATTCATGAAGAAGTTTGAGGCTGAGAACCTATAG
- a CDS encoding EamA family transporter — protein sequence MITYFLPIVLVVTSNIVYHVCQKSTPQTANPFSALLITYLTAALLTLVAFPFYKTDKGFFQSFSELNWTSFALGVAIVGLEMGNLLAYRVGWNISVGSLVSNIILAVMLIPVGILFYKEGFALNQIFGVVFCLIGLILINK from the coding sequence ATGATTACTTATTTCTTACCTATTGTTTTGGTGGTTACTTCAAATATCGTCTATCATGTCTGCCAAAAGTCTACCCCGCAAACGGCGAACCCTTTTTCTGCGTTATTAATCACTTATCTAACAGCAGCATTGTTGACTCTGGTTGCTTTTCCTTTTTATAAAACAGATAAAGGTTTTTTTCAGTCCTTTAGTGAATTAAATTGGACAAGTTTCGCCTTAGGTGTGGCCATCGTCGGACTGGAAATGGGAAATTTACTGGCATACAGAGTGGGATGGAACATCAGCGTCGGTTCTCTGGTCTCTAATATTATCCTTGCAGTAATGCTTATTCCGGTGGGTATACTCTTTTATAAAGAGGGATTTGCCCTTAACCAGATCTTTGGAGTTGTATTTTGCCTGATTGGCTTAATTCTTATTAATAAATAA
- a CDS encoding bifunctional 3-deoxy-7-phosphoheptulonate synthase/chorismate mutase produces the protein MKDLKLAGLKSERSSIDINGVTLGGKEVILIGGPCAVESSIQMSQAAETVRKAGGKILRGGVFKPRTSPYSFQGLGREGLNYLVQAASEQGLLCVTEVIDAPSLEVVIDEIDIIQIGARNMQNFELLKLAGKIKKPVILKRGLSATIEEWLLAAEYILSAGNPNVILCERGIRTYEPSTRNTLDLSAVGVAKELSHLPVIVDPSHAAGRRDLISSLSKAAIASGADGLLIEMHPNPAEAVSDGPQSLHPEEFAQLAGELGIVANAVNRTFACGRVNEGETLETLRSQIDEIDQTIIERLAARMQIVSKVADQKRLDRVKDSTREKEVLQRLTNLGEELKLPSELVKKIYPIIFEVAVQSQIKQKMKREADIDLSLVSPLGSK, from the coding sequence ATGAAAGATTTAAAATTGGCAGGTCTGAAGTCTGAACGCAGTTCTATTGACATTAATGGAGTAACATTAGGAGGCAAGGAGGTTATCTTAATTGGAGGACCCTGTGCCGTGGAATCCAGCATCCAGATGAGTCAAGCAGCTGAAACAGTCAGAAAAGCCGGAGGAAAAATCCTGCGCGGCGGAGTTTTCAAACCACGTACTTCCCCCTATAGTTTCCAAGGCTTAGGCAGAGAAGGGCTTAATTATTTAGTGCAGGCGGCGAGTGAACAGGGGTTGCTCTGTGTTACTGAAGTCATTGATGCCCCAAGTCTTGAGGTAGTCATTGATGAGATTGACATTATCCAAATCGGTGCCCGGAATATGCAAAACTTTGAACTGTTAAAATTAGCCGGCAAAATAAAGAAACCCGTTATCCTGAAAAGAGGTTTATCAGCAACTATTGAGGAATGGCTGTTAGCGGCTGAGTATATTTTATCAGCAGGCAATCCTAATGTAATCCTATGCGAGAGGGGAATTCGCACCTACGAACCCAGTACCAGAAACACTTTAGATCTCAGTGCAGTCGGTGTGGCTAAGGAACTTTCTCATTTGCCGGTTATTGTTGATCCCAGTCATGCGGCAGGCAGAAGAGATTTAATTTCCTCTTTGTCCAAAGCTGCAATTGCCTCGGGAGCAGATGGCTTATTGATCGAAATGCACCCCAATCCTGCTGAGGCAGTTAGCGATGGACCCCAGTCTTTGCATCCTGAAGAATTTGCCCAACTGGCAGGGGAGTTAGGGATTGTGGCTAATGCAGTTAACAGAACCTTTGCCTGTGGTAGAGTGAATGAGGGGGAAACTCTCGAAACTTTACGCAGTCAAATTGATGAAATTGATCAAACGATTATCGAAAGATTAGCGGCTCGAATGCAAATCGTAAGTAAAGTAGCGGATCAGAAACGCTTAGATCGTGTGAAGGACAGCACTCGGGAGAAAGAAGTTTTGCAGCGTCTAACAAATCTGGGTGAAGAGTTAAAGCTTCCCTCGGAATTAGTAAAGAAAATTTACCCGATTATATTTGAAGTAGCAGTCCAGTCTCAAATCAAACAAAAAATGAAAAGAGAAGCGGACATTGATCTTTCCCTTGTTTCTCCACTGGGAAGTAAGTGA
- a CDS encoding DUF1015 domain-containing protein, translated as MAVIKPFDAVRPRGDVAHRVAALPYDVYNRQEALEEVEKEPLSFLSIDRAETQFPMDVNPYDQKVYEKARNSLRTMINKGVFIKEGQSCYYIYELTMNGRSQTGLVGCAAIDDYLQDVIKKHEKTREDKEIDRINHVDICDAQTGPIFLAYRSQKAINEAVKATKNNTPLYDFTAPDGVRHQVWKIDEPNTINTIYHEFKKVESVYIADGHHRTASAVKVGLKRRSEHPSYTGEEEFNFFLSVLFPHDQLMILDYNRVVKDLNGQSKEEFLQKTAKSFIVEEIGEEPYKPMEKGTFGMYLEGVWYKLTAKEEICSVDPVDGLDVALLQNHLLTPVLDIKDIRTDKRIDFVGGIRGLKELEKRANSDMKLAFAMFPTSIDELFNVSDAGLLMPPKSTWFEPKLRSGLFIHELS; from the coding sequence TTGGCTGTTATAAAACCTTTTGATGCGGTAAGACCCAGGGGGGATGTAGCCCATAGAGTGGCGGCGCTTCCCTATGATGTCTATAACCGGCAAGAAGCATTAGAAGAAGTAGAAAAGGAGCCTTTATCTTTTTTGAGTATTGACCGGGCGGAAACTCAATTTCCTATGGACGTAAATCCCTATGATCAAAAAGTCTATGAAAAGGCCAGAAATAGCCTGAGAACTATGATCAATAAGGGAGTCTTTATTAAGGAAGGGCAGAGCTGTTACTATATTTATGAGCTAACGATGAATGGCCGCTCTCAGACCGGTCTAGTAGGATGTGCAGCAATTGATGATTATTTGCAGGATGTTATCAAAAAGCATGAGAAAACAAGAGAGGACAAAGAGATTGACCGGATAAATCATGTGGATATTTGTGATGCTCAAACCGGACCGATTTTTTTAGCTTATCGATCTCAAAAGGCGATTAATGAGGCAGTCAAGGCGACGAAAAACAACACCCCATTATATGATTTTACAGCCCCTGACGGAGTCCGGCATCAAGTCTGGAAGATTGATGAGCCAAATACTATCAATACCATATATCATGAATTTAAGAAGGTGGAGAGTGTCTATATTGCCGATGGGCACCATCGGACAGCTTCAGCGGTTAAGGTCGGATTGAAACGAAGATCCGAACATCCAAGTTATACCGGTGAAGAAGAGTTTAATTTTTTTCTTTCGGTCCTTTTTCCTCATGACCAATTGATGATTTTAGATTATAATCGGGTAGTCAAAGATTTGAATGGCCAAAGTAAAGAAGAATTTTTACAGAAAACAGCCAAGAGCTTCATAGTTGAAGAAATTGGGGAAGAACCCTATAAACCTATGGAGAAGGGTACATTTGGCATGTATCTGGAAGGAGTATGGTATAAGTTAACGGCTAAAGAGGAAATTTGTTCAGTCGACCCCGTAGACGGACTTGATGTAGCTCTGCTCCAAAATCATTTATTAACTCCGGTGCTGGATATTAAAGACATTAGAACGGATAAGAGGATAGATTTTGTTGGTGGGATCAGAGGACTCAAAGAGCTGGAAAAGCGAGCTAACAGCGATATGAAGCTGGCTTTCGCTATGTTTCCCACATCAATCGATGAATTGTTTAATGTATCGGACGCGGGCCTGTTAATGCCGCCAAAGTCCACTTGGTTTGAACCGAAGCTGAGAAGCGGTCTGTTTATCCATGAGTTGAGTTAG
- a CDS encoding UbiX family flavin prenyltransferase, translating to MDIVIGVSGATGTIYAVHLLKALKEIPEVNTHLIMSEWAKENLKIETSYSLDDIESLATVVYDNRNLGAKTSSGSFITQGMVIVPCSMKTLSSVAHGFDDNLIARTAGVMLKEGRRLILSPRETPLSPIHLENMLKLARIGVRILPPMPAFYNHPQTLEDIINHHIMKILDQLGLDYAHGKRWQG from the coding sequence ATGGATATAGTCATTGGGGTTTCAGGCGCAACAGGAACTATTTATGCCGTCCACTTATTAAAGGCTTTAAAGGAGATCCCTGAAGTCAATACTCATCTGATCATGAGTGAATGGGCTAAGGAAAATTTAAAAATTGAGACCAGTTATTCTTTAGATGACATAGAATCCCTGGCAACGGTGGTCTATGACAACAGGAATTTAGGGGCGAAAACCTCCAGCGGTTCCTTTATTACTCAAGGTATGGTGATTGTGCCTTGCAGTATGAAAACCCTGAGTTCTGTCGCTCATGGTTTTGACGACAATTTGATTGCCAGAACCGCGGGGGTGATGCTAAAAGAAGGAAGAAGGCTGATTTTAAGCCCCAGAGAGACGCCTTTAAGCCCCATTCACCTGGAAAATATGCTCAAGTTAGCGAGGATTGGCGTGAGGATTCTCCCGCCTATGCCCGCATTTTATAATCATCCCCAGACCCTGGAAGACATAATTAACCATCACATTATGAAGATCCTGGATCAATTGGGCCTAGACTATGCCCATGGCAAACGCTGGCAAGGTTAA
- a CDS encoding DNA-directed RNA polymerase subunit alpha C-terminal domain-containing protein — translation MILETKIVIYVCSICQRTYKLKEDARKCESLCAKLLKSPDISVLGLSSRTYNLLKIAGIDTLDELLETSDYQLLRIKRFGKGALNELHEKIQMFKAKSDSKN, via the coding sequence ATGATATTGGAAACGAAAATTGTCATATACGTTTGTTCAATATGTCAGAGAACGTATAAGCTCAAAGAAGATGCCAGAAAATGTGAAAGTCTTTGTGCGAAATTGCTTAAATCCCCGGATATATCCGTCTTAGGACTAAGCTCAAGAACCTATAACCTCCTCAAAATTGCGGGGATAGATACACTGGATGAATTATTGGAAACATCGGACTACCAATTACTAAGGATTAAACGCTTTGGAAAGGGAGCTCTTAACGAACTCCATGAAAAAATTCAAATGTTTAAGGCTAAGTCTGACAGCAAGAATTAA
- a CDS encoding phosphoglycerate dehydrogenase — protein MYKINCLNKISPVGLDLFTDHYEMADQFNEADAVLVRSSSVHDLELPPALEAIARAGAGVNNIPLDKCAEKGIVVFNTPGANANGVKEIVIASLIIASRDIFGGVNWVDSCKQDPEVAKLVEKNKSKFAGTEIKGKKLGVIGLGAVGVLVANALIKLGMEVYGFDPYISVDAAWNLSKFVKHAKSLEEIYRECDYITVHVPLTDTTKAMFNKETFALMKDGVKILNFSRDALVIDDDMIAALKSGKVGRYVTDFPNPKVCGVEGVITIPHLGASTSESEDNCAIMAVRELMEYLENGNIRNSVNYPNCDMGVCTHAGRIAINHRNIPNMISQFTATVAKENINIPDMINKSKGQFAYTILDIESPSTPELAQKIREIDGVLKVRIIK, from the coding sequence ATGTACAAAATTAATTGCTTGAATAAAATTTCCCCTGTGGGTCTGGACCTGTTTACAGATCATTATGAAATGGCGGATCAATTTAATGAGGCTGATGCGGTGCTGGTCAGAAGTTCCAGTGTTCACGATCTGGAGCTGCCCCCTGCCTTGGAGGCTATTGCCAGGGCCGGAGCGGGTGTTAACAATATTCCTTTGGATAAATGCGCCGAAAAAGGAATTGTCGTATTTAATACCCCTGGTGCTAATGCCAATGGGGTTAAAGAAATTGTCATTGCTTCGCTTATTATTGCTTCCCGGGATATCTTTGGAGGGGTTAACTGGGTAGATTCCTGTAAACAAGATCCGGAAGTTGCCAAATTAGTGGAGAAGAATAAATCTAAATTTGCCGGAACAGAAATTAAGGGCAAGAAACTGGGAGTTATCGGACTGGGTGCTGTTGGAGTTTTAGTTGCCAATGCTTTGATTAAGCTGGGTATGGAGGTCTATGGCTTTGATCCCTATATTTCGGTGGATGCTGCCTGGAATCTTTCTAAATTTGTCAAACACGCCAAGTCACTAGAAGAGATTTACCGGGAGTGTGATTATATTACGGTTCACGTCCCCCTAACCGATACCACCAAAGCCATGTTTAATAAGGAAACATTTGCGCTTATGAAAGATGGGGTTAAGATTCTTAACTTTTCCCGGGATGCCCTGGTCATCGACGATGACATGATTGCAGCTCTTAAGTCAGGAAAAGTCGGACGCTACGTCACTGACTTCCCCAATCCCAAAGTCTGCGGTGTTGAAGGAGTCATTACAATTCCTCACCTGGGCGCTTCTACAAGCGAATCGGAAGACAACTGTGCTATCATGGCTGTCAGGGAGTTGATGGAATATCTGGAAAACGGCAATATTAGAAACTCTGTCAACTATCCCAATTGTGACATGGGAGTTTGCACCCATGCAGGAAGAATAGCCATCAACCATAGAAATATTCCCAACATGATCAGCCAGTTTACCGCCACCGTCGCCAAGGAAAATATCAATATACCGGACATGATCAATAAAAGCAAAGGACAGTTTGCCTATACCATATTGGACATTGAATCCCCTTCAACCCCTGAACTAGCCCAGAAGATCCGGGAAATTGACGGAGTCTTAAAAGTTAGAATTATTAAGTAG
- a CDS encoding GntR family transcriptional regulator, whose product MAYHFSPIKFDNTGQIRDTVFSILRNAILDKKLEPGQRLVERNIAEQMGISRTPVREAINMLILERLVTHIPRKGVVVSGFSKADIVEILAIRTSLEALICSLAAPKIKPRDIKRLELLAKQISDEHGKGNFKKSNQLNDKFHEIIYKAAESPRVYNFLFTLHEYITKFTEVAYSKPGRPEEVWLEHNEIIEALRRHDSLEAEVAAKRHAENSCKAYLEMAFWEK is encoded by the coding sequence GTGGCATATCATTTTTCACCAATCAAGTTCGATAATACGGGGCAAATTAGAGATACGGTATTTTCGATTTTAAGGAATGCTATTTTGGATAAAAAGCTGGAACCCGGGCAGCGGCTTGTGGAACGTAATATTGCAGAACAGATGGGAATTAGCCGGACGCCGGTACGGGAAGCGATTAATATGCTTATTCTGGAAAGACTTGTTACTCATATTCCCCGCAAAGGGGTTGTGGTTTCGGGATTTTCGAAAGCAGATATCGTCGAGATATTGGCCATAAGAACATCTTTGGAAGCGCTTATTTGCAGTTTAGCTGCCCCGAAAATAAAACCCCGTGACATTAAACGTTTGGAATTGCTAGCTAAGCAGATTTCAGATGAACATGGGAAAGGTAACTTTAAAAAGTCCAATCAATTAAATGATAAGTTTCATGAAATTATTTACAAAGCTGCTGAAAGCCCCCGTGTCTATAATTTCTTGTTTACTTTGCATGAGTATATCACGAAGTTTACTGAAGTAGCCTATTCAAAGCCGGGCCGCCCTGAAGAGGTATGGTTGGAGCATAATGAAATTATTGAGGCATTGCGCAGGCATGACAGCTTAGAAGCGGAAGTTGCTGCTAAACGGCATGCTGAAAACTCATGCAAAGCCTATTTGGAGATGGCCTTTTGGGAGAAATAG
- the mutY gene encoding A/G-specific adenine glycosylase: MKAFIDHDHMDMLQDQNLCTRLLNWYNASHRDLPWRKTGNPYAIWVSEVMLQQTQVKTVIPYYERFLQRFPSVNELAAADLEDVLMVWSGLGYYSRARRLWEGANYILQHLNGQMPGDYDGLLRIPGIGDYTAGAIASIAFGQRIPAIDGNVKRVLSRLLAWNEPVETVRSLRRFKERLLAWQSVENPGDFNQALMELGAMVCTAAKSACGCCPLADVCRGFLGGEALLYPLKKPKTRRKDITRLTFVLRKGNKIYVQKRPAKGLLAGLWEFPGSEIEDSDGQSPNDGLPDISRDEYMVHFQKALADRGFDLLAEEQFRRGVILHGPIWYTFSHRRWKIIWVIIDLPEPRSPFPLRETEGDYSSNSKDEYSEISRWVSLENSGQTPLPVAFSGIYESLQSELTSSLQELE; the protein is encoded by the coding sequence ATGAAGGCTTTTATTGACCATGACCACATGGATATGCTTCAGGACCAGAACCTTTGTACACGTTTGCTTAATTGGTATAATGCGAGCCATAGAGATCTGCCCTGGCGGAAAACAGGCAATCCCTATGCCATATGGGTATCCGAAGTGATGCTGCAGCAAACCCAAGTGAAAACGGTTATTCCTTATTATGAACGATTTCTTCAGCGCTTTCCCAGTGTAAATGAATTGGCAGCTGCTGACCTTGAAGATGTATTGATGGTTTGGAGCGGGTTAGGATACTACTCGCGGGCCCGCCGTTTGTGGGAGGGTGCCAACTATATCCTGCAGCACCTTAATGGACAGATGCCCGGAGATTATGATGGGCTGCTCCGGATTCCGGGGATTGGAGATTATACAGCCGGTGCTATTGCCAGCATTGCCTTTGGGCAAAGAATTCCGGCAATTGATGGCAATGTTAAGCGTGTATTGTCACGTCTTTTAGCCTGGAATGAGCCGGTAGAGACGGTCCGAAGCCTTCGCCGCTTTAAAGAGCGTTTGCTGGCATGGCAGTCCGTAGAGAACCCGGGAGACTTTAATCAAGCTTTAATGGAACTTGGGGCAATGGTATGTACTGCGGCCAAGTCAGCTTGTGGATGCTGCCCCCTGGCAGATGTTTGCAGAGGATTCTTAGGAGGGGAGGCTTTGCTTTACCCGCTGAAAAAACCCAAGACACGGCGTAAAGACATAACCCGGCTGACCTTTGTTTTGCGAAAAGGGAATAAAATCTATGTGCAGAAACGGCCGGCCAAGGGATTATTAGCCGGGCTATGGGAATTTCCCGGTTCAGAAATCGAGGATTCAGACGGGCAAAGCCCTAATGATGGATTGCCGGATATTTCCCGGGATGAGTACATGGTTCATTTTCAAAAGGCACTTGCTGACAGAGGTTTTGATCTTTTGGCGGAAGAGCAATTCCGGCGAGGCGTGATTTTACACGGGCCAATCTGGTATACTTTTAGTCATCGCCGCTGGAAAATTATTTGGGTGATCATTGATTTGCCTGAACCAAGGAGTCCTTTCCCACTGCGGGAAACAGAAGGGGACTATAGTTCAAATTCAAAAGATGAGTATTCAGAGATAAGTCGCTGGGTATCTTTGGAAAACAGCGGGCAGACTCCTCTCCCAGTTGCCTTTAGTGGTATCTATGAATCTTTGCAATCAGAGTTAACCTCCTCACTGCAGGAGTTGGAATAG
- a CDS encoding manganese catalase family protein, with the protein MFSYSKPLFYPVQVEARDPAFGQILLEHYGGKDSEYSAATQYLNHRSNMNNRYLRDLLGMIAAEEMGHMEMIAVAINKLGGPPLSYVNSQGVPWNISYVDQSLDPIGMLQADVEAEVRARILYNHHYQMTNDPSLKKMISFLGNREDVHKYLFQKAQKLIQNGAPPEQFNELIMEYKMSLKTSERL; encoded by the coding sequence ATGTTTAGTTACAGCAAGCCTTTGTTCTATCCCGTTCAGGTTGAAGCCCGGGATCCTGCCTTCGGGCAAATTTTGCTTGAACACTATGGCGGAAAGGACAGTGAATATTCTGCCGCAACTCAGTATCTAAATCATCGTTCAAATATGAACAATCGTTACCTGCGTGATCTGTTGGGAATGATCGCTGCCGAAGAAATGGGACATATGGAGATGATTGCAGTTGCGATCAATAAACTGGGAGGCCCACCCTTAAGTTATGTAAATTCCCAAGGAGTGCCCTGGAATATATCTTATGTGGATCAATCCTTAGATCCCATAGGTATGCTTCAAGCTGACGTTGAGGCTGAGGTAAGAGCACGAATCTTATACAATCATCATTATCAGATGACCAATGACCCTAGTCTTAAAAAAATGATCAGTTTTTTAGGAAATCGAGAAGACGTGCATAAATACCTTTTCCAAAAGGCACAGAAATTAATTCAAAATGGAGCTCCCCCAGAGCAATTCAACGAGCTTATTATGGAGTATAAAATGAGTTTAAAGACATCTGAGAGATTATAA